In the Silene latifolia isolate original U9 population chromosome 1, ASM4854445v1, whole genome shotgun sequence genome, TCCGCCCAAGCCTCATGTGCCCACCCACACCATGACAACGCGAGGCATGAATGGCATATTCAAGCCTAAAGCCCTCGTTGTATCCCCCAAGCCTACCTTTAGTCCCCTACCCAAATCACCCATCCTTGCCCTAAGTGACCCGAACTGGAAGGCAGCCATGCAGGCCGAATTTAGTGCATTACAAGATAATCATACATGGGATTTGGTACCTCGTCCTATGGATGCTTCTGTCATTCGCTGCATGTGGTTATTTAGACATAAGTTTAAGTCGGATGGGTCTTTAGAGCGGTACAAGGCTCGCCTTGTGGTTAATGGAAAATGTCAGCAGGTTGGTGTAGACTGTGATGAGACCTTTTCTCCTGTTGTCAAACCTACTACTATCCGTACCGTTCTCAGTCTAGCTACTTCCCGTTCTTGGCCGATACATCAACTTGATGTCAAGAACGCTTTTCTTCATGGGGACCTTGTTGAAACTGTTTATATGCATCAGCCACCCGGCTTTGTTGACCCCAATGCCCCTCGACATGTATGTCGCCTGCGCAAGTCCTTATATGGCCTCAAGCAGGCCCCTCGTGCTTGGTACCAACGCTTCTCTAATTTTGTGATATCACAAGGGTTTCGAAGTAGCATTTGTGACACATCTTTATTTGTGTATAAAAATGGGGGTGATACGGCATATCTACTTCTCTATGTGGATGATATTGTGCTCACTGCTTCTAGCCCTTCCCTTATTCAACGCATTATTGCCGATCTTTCTCGGGAATTTTCTATGACTGACCTAGGGCTGCTCCATCATTTTCTCGGCATTACTATTACTCGCAATGCAGGTGGATTATTTCTTTCTCAACAACTGTATGCCACTGATATTTTGGCCCGGGCAAATATGTCTAATTGTAACCCGACTTCCACACCCGTTGAAACTGGTGCTAAATTGAGTGCCTCGGTCGGTCCGCTAATTGCCGATCCTAAAAGCTATAGGAGTCTTGCAGGGGCTCTTCAATATTTAACAATTACCCGGCCCTATCTTTCCTATGCCGTTCAACATGTATGTTTATTTATGCACGCTCCCCGTGAATCTCATCTTCATTTTTTGAAGCGTGTTCTTCGGTATGTTAAGGGCACCATTACCCACGGCCTTACCATAACGCCCTCAAGTCCACTGAAACTCACGGCCTACTCTGATGCGGACTAGGCCGGTTGCCCCGATTCTCGACGGTCCACCTCTGGCTATTGTGTTTTCCTCGGTGATAATTTGGTGTCTTGGTCTTCCAAACGACAACCCACTTTATCCAAATTCAGTGTTGAAGCCGAATACCGAGCCGTTGCCAATGCCGTGGCTGAAACGAGTTGGCTCCGTAATTTACTACTTGGACTCCATGTTCCCATTAAACAAGCCACACTCGTCTATTGTGACAATATCTCGGCGGTTTACTTGTCTACTAATCCGGTTCAACATCAACGTACGAAACACATTGAATTGGATATTCATTTTGTCCGAGAAAAAGTTCAGGTTGGTACTGTTCGTGTGCTCCATGTCCCCTCTGAATATCAATATGCCGACATCTTTACAAAAGGCTTACCGCGACATCTCTTTGATCGGTTTAAGTCCAAGCCTGAGCATCCGTCCTCCTCCCGCTCCGACTGCGGGGGTGTATTAGTCAAAGATATGTAAATATATGTTAATATATTGTTTCCTAGATTAGTGTATTCATATCCCGTTGTATTGTTAGCAACAGAATCTTGTATACCCTATTTATTAATCAATAGCAGACACTGCCTCTTCAGGGGATTACATCTTTACAAATTGATTTTAAGATTCAATCGCAATCTGGCTAACGTGCACTCATGGGGTATAAACGTAGTCCCACTACACTTACCTAAGTTATAAAGTAAGAAGAAGATCAAAACTTGTGGTTTGAATTTTACGAAACCTACGTGCATGGGACTTCCTTTCATCTAACAAAACAAAAGCGTGCGTATGCTAAACATTATTGATCTTGTAactataatgaaattaattaaactatAAATCAATTATTATTATCACATAATTTTTTGGTATGACCACTATCGAAATTTAATAGTTTTCTTCAATTTTCAGCGTACGTAAGGTTAATTAACAATCAAGTAACCGTATTTGTGCACAAAATAAATCCTCCAATATACATGATAATGGTTGTAGATATATTACTCTGTAACGTACCGAATGCATCTTTCTTATATGAGTACAGAAATGACACACAAGgcctgatagatgaaccatctcaaccaaaaccttaaggtgatggttgagacccaactattataaatattcttattacgctccctcagtcaaatgcccattgggcttgaagagtggttggttgtgcaccggctcccccgtaccgtgtgctggaattccacttcgagtttttgaggagttttgaagTTGCCAAAAtttcggtcacactggctctgatgcCATGATAGATGAATCATCTCAACCagaaccttaaggtgatggttgaggcccaactattataaatattcctattaagaCCAACTAGCCACGACGACGTAATAGAATGAGGATTTGAACTTGTAACGTATCGTCAACAAGACCTCTACTTCAATTAAGTTAATAAGTTACGAGTAATTAAGACCGTTTTTATTTAGCTAAGTTTGGCTTCAAAGCCATGGACACATAGAGTAGAGCCCAAAATATATAGTACTCTCTCATTAAAGAGATTCTTTATATATTTCATTAAAATATTTCTCACAGGAGGATAAAAACGTGAAGAACCAGTTGAGTGAAAGGGAGTACCAACATACCATATATACATACCAACACGAATAAAAAAAAACACTACTCGACACCATATAATATTTTGATCATGCTCGAAACACAATGTTAATTACGAATATCCACCTCCTTAGCTTGTCTTCCGATGTTCACAAAATTCATTTTTCTAGGCGAAATTCGAAATAATTGTATAAATTTACTTCAATCGGACACAAATCATGTACaaattatttttttcattttatagATAATTCAGTCTTCAtttcaaatatatatatatatatatgtacaacACTGCAGACACTACAGACAAGACACATCGACAATTTATCCTTTCCCCTCAAAATTGGCCATATCAAACATTTTCTGCTAAATAAAACTAGCTAACTATAACATAATCATATATTATGTGTAGGTTATACTACCTCACTACATTGCAAGTAATTACACTTGTTTTAAAAATAGTGGAAAAAAAAAAGGACTTTATTAAGTGTTAATCCTGTCACATAAGAGAGCAAGCATTAGGATTTTCATCACTGAACATTTGAGGAGGCTGTGAAAATTCAGGAGCATGCCAATATTCAACAACTTGGTGACCGTATCCTTCCCTTTGTTGCCTTGGATCGTAAGCGTATGAATATGCTTGGTCGTATCCATACGGGTTATACTCCATTCTGCTAACCTCAATTCTAGAACTGTTATCCTTTGATGAGCTTGCCTCGGCTCCATTATTACCacctttcttcttttctccccCACCACCCTCTTTCTTGTCGCCTCCTCCCTCTTTCTTGTCGCCACTGCTGTCTTTCTTGTCGGCATTGTCTGATCCTTTAGGTTTTTCTGATTTACCGCCACCTTCTTTGGGCTTTTCGTTCTCTTTACCAGCGTCTTTAGTCTTTTTATCTCCAGCAGCGGCTTGGTCTTTCTTTGCGGGAGCAAGTTCTACGGCTCTCTTTAGCTTGACGTTTAAGTAAGGCAAGAGATCTTTCATATTCATTGTCCCCTTTGTTGTGATTAGATCTTTTTGTAAGTCAACATTTACATCTTGAACTCCTGTAATCAAAACGATATCCAATATCAGACAAACGATTAAAGCATAGTTTACGAAAATAAAGATGACGGCTTTTATAAAGCATAGTCTGAGCGCAAATCTATACAGTACTTATAATAGCATTTCACAAATTTATGTTTGAATTATTAAAGAACTCTGCCTTTCTCTGATATAAAAAGCAGGGCAATCGAAATTATGATGAAAAAAAATTATTAGAAAGATACGTCATGGATCGGAGGGAAATAAACCAAAAGAGCCAGCCAAAATTATAATCACGCTTACTGATAAGGTGTCAATTCAACCTAATATGACATTAAAACAACCCCAAATATAATTGATTAATAAAGTTTTAAGTTAATTAGCCCTCGGAAGAATGAAGAGTTAGTTAATCACCTTCGCACTTGCTGACAATTTTCTTAATCTTCTGAGCGCATCCTTCACAGTGTACCCTTGTCTTTAGTTGTACAGTAGCGACAGGGGGCTGTACAAACGAATTAAAAAGGATTAGTTAATTAATCAATCAGGCGGAGTTCAATAAACTTTCTGATGACGATTAATATTAGTATACAACAGAATTCAAATAAACAATGGTATCAAAGGATTAGTTAATTGATCAATCAGGCGGAGTTCAATAACCTTTCTGATGACGATTAATATACATCAGAATTCAAATAAACAATGGTATCAAATTGGCATCGgaagattatataaattcaatAAACACATCATTATCATAATTCTTGCATGGATTAGCTAACAATAGTGGCATGCAACATGTACAAGCATAATCCGAACAACAACTacctcgaaaacaaacaaattaGATTACTTCATAATGTTTAAAAATTCAGCTGAACTACTCCAACTATAGAACATactaaaaacaatttttttttgcaagaatatACTCCACTAGAATCATATAATTGAAGCTTAACCACAAGATCGCGAGCAAACCAAGAAAAGCAGATTATGACAAGTTTGTGGTGTTTATAATTAATTTGATTACGTAGGCAATCATTGTTAACAGCTTCATTTTTTTATCAAAACATAATAGAAGCATCTAAAGTTGAACTTGGCAAAATAAGTAAAGACCCGATCCTAAGCCGAAAAATATGACGTAAGTCACAAAGCCACTGGAAACCGTATTCATGTGAACCAAAAATGAAAGCTcgtaatttatgtttctttgagcaTGTATTTGCTTCTGTTGATGATGTTTGTCGTTGATTACTAACGGATTGTGTTAAATCGTGGCTGCTACTGGCTATATTAACTAAATGAATGTATATTATCCAACCCAATATTAAGTCATTTAACCCTGATAGTGCACCCGATCCCTAAATGACTCTATCCACCTCAAAACCAACCCGAAATTTTGATGGTTCTAAATGACTATTAGTTgcttaatttggatttatgaaactTGTCCCACTTTTGTATTCAATCTCAAATATGAACACCAAAGTGATACCATATGGAGTAGTAATAAGAATTTATGGTATGCAAAAAAAGAACACTAATTTTCAAATGAGACGGTCTCACGATAAGATTATCATTAAATTGATCCGTATAATAAGATGACTCTAATATAGCATGAGATTGTTTCCTAAGAAATCTCCTCATCTCCCCTCCTTGCTAAGAATTGACATAATCTAAATACAGAGTATAAAAAAAGAACTTCGCGGCTTAAGTTCACACATAAAAAAAGAACTTGGCGGCTTAAATTCACACTACCTCATCGCTTATAtagcaataaaatgaataga is a window encoding:
- the LOC141600039 gene encoding heavy metal-associated isoprenylated plant protein 6-like, whose protein sequence is MGEKQEKIAKNNEGEKKSDGGVNSIVLKFDMHCEGCAKKVRKSINKLQGVESVKTDVSNNKLMVTGKVDPVMVKEKVEEKMKKKAELVSLQPNKSAKEGGSGGGDNGGKKKSDDKKPEEKKSEAKPDDKKKSEGKADDKKKSEGKSDDKKKSEDKEKPKEPPVATVQLKTRVHCEGCAQKIKKIVSKCEGVQDVNVDLQKDLITTKGTMNMKDLLPYLNVKLKRAVELAPAKKDQAAAGDKKTKDAGKENEKPKEGGGKSEKPKGSDNADKKDSSGDKKEGGGDKKEGGGGEKKKGGNNGAEASSSKDNSSRIEVSRMEYNPYGYDQAYSYAYDPRQQREGYGHQVVEYWHAPEFSQPPQMFSDENPNACSLM